The genomic DNA CCGGCGGCAAACGCAGGCTATGCAAGCGCATCAAAAGAGGGCCCGATGAAAGGCAACACCGTTTCCAAATCCGCGATGTGGGTGCTTATGGCCCTGCTGATCCTTGGCCTTGGCGGCTTTGGCGTCACCAACCTGTCCGGCAATGTCCGCAGTGTCGGGACCGTCGGCGATGCCGAGATTGACCTGAACGCCTATGCCCGCGCGCTACAGGCCGAGATCCGCGCGCTTGAGGCAGATCGCGGCGAACCGGTCTCGTTCGCGCAGGCGCAGGCTGATGGTGTAGATGCCCGCGTACTGTCCCGACTGGTATCCGAGGCCGCACTGGACCATGAAACATCCCGGCTGGGCCTGTCCATCGGAGACACAAACCTGCGCGACCAGATCCTCGACATTCCCGGATTTCGCGGTATCGACGGTAAATTCGACCGCGAGGCCTATACGTTCGCCCTTGATCAGGCCGGTCTCAGCGAAGCCGCGTTTGAGGCTGATATCCGCGCAGAAACTGCCCGGACGCTGGTGCAAGGGGCCATTCTCTCTGGAGTGAGCACACCGACCGCTTATACTGACGCGATCCTGACCTATGTGGGCGAGGCGCGCGATGTCACGATGGCAACGCTCGCGCGTGGTGATCTGACGACCGGGTTGCCAGAGCCGACTGACGAGGATTTGCGCAGCTATCATCAGTCCCACCTGCCCGATTTCACCAAGCCGGAAACCCGCGCGATCACCTATGTCTGGCTTACGCCCGAGATGATCATCGACGAGGTCGAAGTGGACGACGCCGCCCTGCGCGAGGCGTATGAGGCGCGACTGGACGAATTCATTCAGCCCGAGCGCCGCCTCGTCGAACGTCTGGCGTTTCCCGATCGCGCCGCAGCAGAAGCTGCTAAAGCCGAGATCGACGCAGGTACCCGCAGTTTCGAGGATTTCGTAGAGGATCGCGGACTGGAATTGAGCGATGTAGATATGGGCGATGTCGCCTTGGGCGATCTGGATGGTGCTGGGTCCGACGTATTCGCAGCCAATGTCGGCGATATTGCCGGTCCGCTCGACAGTCCCATCGGTCCTGCCCTGTTCCGTGTAAACGCCGTGCTTCAGGCGACTGAAACCACCTATGAAGACGCCGAGGCAGAGTTGCGTGACGCACTTGCAGGCGACCGGGCCCGTCGCGTGATCGACGCCCAGATCGACACTGTTGACGATCTGCTGGCAGGTGGTGCCACGCTGGAGGATATCGCAGATGAGACGGACATGGAGCTGGGTCAGATCGACTGGCACGGGGGGGTCGTAGAAGGCATCAGCGCCTATACCGGTTTCCGTCAGGCCGCGCCGACAATCACCACCTCTGACTACCCCGAAGTCGCAACGCTGGAAGACGGCTCGATCTTTGCCATGCGGCTCGACGGGATTACCGAGCCCGAGATTCAGCCGCTCGAAGATGTACGCGCAGCCGTTCGCTCGGCCTGGCTGACACAGTCGGCCACGGACGCATTGCGGTCCCAGATCGCCGATCAGGTCACGGCGTTGCAGAACGGCGACAGCTTCGAGGATACAGGTCTTGCCAGCGAATCCGTGATTGGTCTGACGCGTCGTGGTTTCCAGCCCGGAACGCCACCCGAATTCATCGAAACCGTTTTCAAGATGGCAGAGGGCGACGTCACCCTAATTGACGGCAATGAAAGTCTGTTCATTGTGCGTCTCGACCAGATCACCCCGCCTAATGACGAGGACCCCGAACTGGCGCAGCTGCGCAAGGGACTTGCCGATCAGGCAGCGGGCATTATCGCACAGGACTTTTATCAGGTGCTGGCTGCCGACATCCGCAACCGCGCTGGCATCACGCTGGACCAGCAGGCGTTGAATGCCGTCCATGCGAACTTTCAGTAGGGCGCACGATTGATGGAACTGACCCCCAAATTCGACGACTTTGCCCCGCGCTTTGACGCGGGCAAGGCTCAGGTGGTCTATGCCCGTCTCGCGGCCGACCTCGACACACCCGTGTCGTTGATGCTCAAGCTGACGGATGCAGCCCCCGACGCATTCATGCTGGAATCGGTCACCGGTGGCGAGGTGCGTGGGCGCTATTCGATCATCGGGATGAAACCGGACCTGATCTGGAAATGCCACGGCACCACCAGTCAGATCAACCGACAGGCCCGCTTTGACGGTGATGCCTTCACCGCTCAGGATGGTGATCCGCTGGACAACCTGCGGTCATTGATCGCCGAAAGCCGTATTGACCTGCCAGACGGCCTGCCCGCTGCCAGTGCGGGACTCTTTGGCTATCTCGGCTATGACATGATCCGTCTGGTCGAACACCTGCCAGACGTGAACCCTGACCCGCTTGGCCTGCCTGATGCGGTCATGCTGCGCCCCTCTGTCGTGGCTGTGCTTGACGGTGTCAAAGGCGAGGTCATCGTCGTGGCCCCGGCATGGACAGATCAGGGTCAATCCGCCCGTGCCGCCTATGCTCAGGCTGCTGAACGGGTGATGGATGCGGTGCGTGATCTGGAACGTGCGCTGCCCCGCGCCAGTCGCGAGATGGGCGAGGCGCACGAGGATGCGCCGCCAGTGTCGAATTTCACCCGCGATGCCTATAAGGACGTCGTAGAGAAAGCCAAGGAATATATCCGCGCGGGCGACATTTTTCAGGTGGTGCCCTCGCAACGCTGGACACAGCCGTTTGCCCAACCGCCTTTCGCGCTCTATCGCTCCTTGCGCCGCACGAACCCGTCCCCCTTCATGTTCTATTTCAATTTCGGCGGTTTTCAGGTGGTGGGTGCCAGCCCCGAGATCCTTGTGCGGGTCTTTGGCAAAGAGGTCACGATCCGTCCCATCGCAGGCACCCGCCCACGCGGCGCAACACCCGAGGAAGATCGCGCGAACGAGGCCGATCTTCTGGCCGATCAGAAAGAACTGGCAGAACATCTGATGCTGCTCGATCTGGGCCGCAACGATACCGGGCGCGTCAGCAAGATCGGCACAGTCCACCCGACCGAAGAATTCATTATCGAACGTTACAGCCATGTGATGCACATCGTCAGCAACGTCGTGGGCGAACTGGCCGAGGATCAGGACGCACTCAGCGCCCTGTTGGCCGGACTGCCTGCTGGGACCGTCAGTGGCGCGCCCAAAGTTCGCGCGATGGAAATTATCGACGAGCTGGAGCCAGAAAAACGCGGCGTCTATGGCGGCGGCGTGGGGTATTTCAGTGCCGGTGGCGATATGGACGTCTGCATCGCCCTGCGGACGGCGGTGGTCAAGGATCACAAGCTCTATATTCAGGCCGGTGGCGGTGTGGTCTATGACAGCGACCCCGAGGCGGAATATATGGAAACCGTGCATAAATCGAACGCCATCCGACGCGCCGCAGCCGACGCCGCACGCTTCACCGGCGATGGCAACACGTAGGCCGGGCTTCAGCCCGGCACGCGCCCCATGACCCGTCTCATCCTCTTTAACAAACCGCATGGTGTCCTGTCGCAATTCACCGACAAGGGAACCGAAGGCAGCCCGCGCGCCACGCTTTCCGATTACATTGACCTACCCGGCGTCTATCCCGCCGGGAGGTTGGACCGCGACAGCGAGGGGCTACTGATCCTGACCGATGACGGCAAACTACAAGCGCGCATTGCCGACCCGCGCTATAAACAACCCAAGACCTATCTGGTTCAGGTCGAAGGCTTGCCCGACGACACTGCCCTGCACGCTCTTGCCAAAGGTGTCACACTGAAGGATGGGCAGACCCGTCCTGCACAGGTGCGCCGGATCGATCCGCCCGACCTCTGGCCCCGCGACCCGCCTGTGCGCTACCGCAAATCCGTGCCCGACTGCTGGCTCGAGATCATCATCTCTGAAGGGCGCAACCGGCAAGTGCGACGCATGACCGCCCATGTGGGCCACCCGACACTGCGTCTGGTGCGTTGGCAGATCGGCGGGTGGTCATTAGACGGTATCGCGCCGGGTGCATGGCGCGACGGCTAATGCTATTGCTCTTGGGTCAACACCGCTGAAACCGGCGCAATCGCGACACTGTTGGCCCGATCCTGAAGCCCCCACAGCAACAGGGCGCTAATCGTGTCGGCCTGTAGACGCCCCAGCATGATCACCTCGCCCTGACCGCGCCCGGCCTTGAATGCCGCCTGATCCAGAAAGCGTCGGATCACGGTCGCGTTTTGCCCCTTGGAATCGAAGTCGCGGAACACGCTGCCCGTGGGCACGCCTTCGCGCTCGATCAGTTTGCGTGCGGTGTCCAACCCGTTGGGAAACAGAACCAACCCATGACCGCTTTCCAGCAGGATCGGGGCCAGTTGTTCCGCAGCAGCGCGCCCGGACTGCAGGCCGCTATCCGTCCCTTCCAGTACTGCGACGGCTTCGGGCACGGCGTTTAGCACGGTCTGCATTGCAATTTCGGTGTCACTGGCCTGTGCGCCCGGTGGCAGGTTCACCATTACCAGCACTTCGAATCCTGCATCCCGGTAGCGTTTCATCGCGGCTGTCGCGCCGTCCCACGCGGCATCCACCGCAAAACTCAGTGGATAGGGGAAATTCGACAATGCCTCCAAACCGATCGGGCTGGAGCCGTCGTCGATCAGGACGATCGCCATCAGCGGCTTGCCGTCGGGATTGTCGAACGGTGTCGCGTGCGCGTCTATGGCGCGCCGGGCGCTATCGGGGCGGGCGCTGATGTCGCTTGCAGTTTCCGCCTCTGCCGGCGCATCGGTGACCGATGGCAAGCGGTTGGTCGCAATCCCCGTCGCAAGATCACCGATTGTCCCGCTCGGGGCGGTCACCTCGGGCTTGACCATGGCTTCGATGTCCACATCCGTTTCGGGTGATTCCGTTGTGTCCGGTATCGCCGAAACCTGCGGAGCGTCCGCTTCTTCTTTCGGGAATGCAGCCGACTCTGCGTCTACGGCTGGCTGCATCGGCTGGGCCGGGTCCACAGAGATCGACAATTCTTCCTCGCTGCCCGGCGCATCGGGCGCGGCGCTTTGTGGGCTGGGCAACACGGCTGTATCATCCTGACCAAAATTCACCGTGTTATCATCTGTTGCAACCTGTGGTGCACTCAGGTTGGCCTGAGCTTCGCCGGTTTGGGGCACGGCAGCGGGTTGCATATCCGCATCCTCGATCACGCTCAGATCATCGGGCGCTGACGTGCTGACCTCTGGCGCACCTTCGACCAGCGGCACGGTATCAGGTTCAGAGGTCATCGCCACAGGCTCGTCCTCGCGCGACTGATTGAACTCGGACCCCGCAGGCACTTCGAGCGCCGCCGCCTCCGGCGCGGTGCGTGCGGGGATCTCGGTTATCACCGACGCCACGCCCAATCCCAACCCCGACACCATTGTGCCGACAATAATTCCACCGAAAAATCCGTGTGCCATCTTTAAATCACCTCTACCGCTCTTTGCGCCTCTTGACGGTTCCAGCTAAGCCTGAGCAAGTATATCGCGACCCGGCCCCCGGCCTCCACCCCCCATTCGCGCGAGGCGCCACATGCTGCTCTTGATAGATAACTACGACAGTTTCACCTACAACCTCGTACATTATGTGGGCGAACTTGGCGCCGACGTCTTGGTTCGCCGCAACGATGCACTGGATGTACAGGCTGCAATGGCACTGCGGCCCGATGGCATTCTGCTGTCGCCGGGGCCGTGCGACC from Roseovarius pelagicus includes the following:
- a CDS encoding peptidyl-prolyl cis-trans isomerase, which produces MKGNTVSKSAMWVLMALLILGLGGFGVTNLSGNVRSVGTVGDAEIDLNAYARALQAEIRALEADRGEPVSFAQAQADGVDARVLSRLVSEAALDHETSRLGLSIGDTNLRDQILDIPGFRGIDGKFDREAYTFALDQAGLSEAAFEADIRAETARTLVQGAILSGVSTPTAYTDAILTYVGEARDVTMATLARGDLTTGLPEPTDEDLRSYHQSHLPDFTKPETRAITYVWLTPEMIIDEVEVDDAALREAYEARLDEFIQPERRLVERLAFPDRAAAEAAKAEIDAGTRSFEDFVEDRGLELSDVDMGDVALGDLDGAGSDVFAANVGDIAGPLDSPIGPALFRVNAVLQATETTYEDAEAELRDALAGDRARRVIDAQIDTVDDLLAGGATLEDIADETDMELGQIDWHGGVVEGISAYTGFRQAAPTITTSDYPEVATLEDGSIFAMRLDGITEPEIQPLEDVRAAVRSAWLTQSATDALRSQIADQVTALQNGDSFEDTGLASESVIGLTRRGFQPGTPPEFIETVFKMAEGDVTLIDGNESLFIVRLDQITPPNDEDPELAQLRKGLADQAAGIIAQDFYQVLAADIRNRAGITLDQQALNAVHANFQ
- the trpE gene encoding anthranilate synthase component I, which codes for MELTPKFDDFAPRFDAGKAQVVYARLAADLDTPVSLMLKLTDAAPDAFMLESVTGGEVRGRYSIIGMKPDLIWKCHGTTSQINRQARFDGDAFTAQDGDPLDNLRSLIAESRIDLPDGLPAASAGLFGYLGYDMIRLVEHLPDVNPDPLGLPDAVMLRPSVVAVLDGVKGEVIVVAPAWTDQGQSARAAYAQAAERVMDAVRDLERALPRASREMGEAHEDAPPVSNFTRDAYKDVVEKAKEYIRAGDIFQVVPSQRWTQPFAQPPFALYRSLRRTNPSPFMFYFNFGGFQVVGASPEILVRVFGKEVTIRPIAGTRPRGATPEEDRANEADLLADQKELAEHLMLLDLGRNDTGRVSKIGTVHPTEEFIIERYSHVMHIVSNVVGELAEDQDALSALLAGLPAGTVSGAPKVRAMEIIDELEPEKRGVYGGGVGYFSAGGDMDVCIALRTAVVKDHKLYIQAGGGVVYDSDPEAEYMETVHKSNAIRRAAADAARFTGDGNT
- a CDS encoding pseudouridine synthase; translation: MTRLILFNKPHGVLSQFTDKGTEGSPRATLSDYIDLPGVYPAGRLDRDSEGLLILTDDGKLQARIADPRYKQPKTYLVQVEGLPDDTALHALAKGVTLKDGQTRPAQVRRIDPPDLWPRDPPVRYRKSVPDCWLEIIISEGRNRQVRRMTAHVGHPTLRLVRWQIGGWSLDGIAPGAWRDG
- a CDS encoding divergent polysaccharide deacetylase family protein, whose protein sequence is MAHGFFGGIIVGTMVSGLGLGVASVITEIPARTAPEAAALEVPAGSEFNQSREDEPVAMTSEPDTVPLVEGAPEVSTSAPDDLSVIEDADMQPAAVPQTGEAQANLSAPQVATDDNTVNFGQDDTAVLPSPQSAAPDAPGSEEELSISVDPAQPMQPAVDAESAAFPKEEADAPQVSAIPDTTESPETDVDIEAMVKPEVTAPSGTIGDLATGIATNRLPSVTDAPAEAETASDISARPDSARRAIDAHATPFDNPDGKPLMAIVLIDDGSSPIGLEALSNFPYPLSFAVDAAWDGATAAMKRYRDAGFEVLVMVNLPPGAQASDTEIAMQTVLNAVPEAVAVLEGTDSGLQSGRAAAEQLAPILLESGHGLVLFPNGLDTARKLIEREGVPTGSVFRDFDSKGQNATVIRRFLDQAAFKAGRGQGEVIMLGRLQADTISALLLWGLQDRANSVAIAPVSAVLTQEQ